The window TGCCTTTGAGAAGCTGCTCTCTTCCTCTGTGTGATGGGCGACACACAGAGCGCCTTGACTCCAGCAGGAAGCAGTGCATTGATCTGCAACCTGGGTGGTTTCACAGGATCAGATGCTGTTGTGTgttcattttgtgtgtgtgcgtgcgtgtgtgtgtgcattccAACAGTGCAGCAAAGCTCCACGTTTACGGCCTGATTAGTATGGGTGTACAGGGCTgtccttgtgtgtgtgtctgtcccACTGGGAGCCATGACAGGCAGGTCGTGTAAGGGTGTGCCATGCAGCATGTTTGCTCTCCTTCTTGGTGGTCTTCCTACTACACATGTTCTCCTGCAAAGCCGTGTTTTAAGGTCAAGGCAATTTATCTCCCTTTGCTGAGATAGTAGACGCAGAGCAAGTTAGCTAGCCTAGCTAGTTAGCAGAGCTAACAGAGCGTAATGAAATGTGACGTGTTGAACTTTTACTTGTCACATTTGGAGGCCACATTTTGGTTTGGTAAGCTAGCTTACAAAGCTttgttagcttgttagcttaCAAAGCTAGCTTTGTGAGCTAACAGAGCTAGGCCTTTAAAGATAAAgctaactaaattaaataatatattagcTGCGTAATATAGCTAGCTCTGTTACTTGGGTAAGCTAACAGTCAAGCTAACTGAGAAGCTAGGAGGTTAGTTAAAACTGTTTCTGCTGTCAGAAACTGCTGCAGGATGACTGAAACTGCAAACCGGTTTCAGTCAGAATTGATGAAGATTTTCcacaatgttgtgtttttgtctctcGAAGGCTGAGAAAAACTTATTTGGGGGTTTGACTACAACTGAACCCGACCCAACAAAACTGTCAGCAGCACcaacttcttttttaaattgttaataCCTGATGTGTGTTACGCATTCAGTGGTGGCTGTAGGTCTGCATAATAGcccaatttagatttttatttcaattcacttcaattcaaataaaatcaaattgcCTGCAGCCTATGATCCCGAAAATAAATCATATCAAGACATTacattcaacattttttgttcGAGTGAGGCCACTCCTCGTAATTTGAACCTTAGATGATCAAATGTGGTCAACACTCGTTAGAAAACTATGAAATAGCCCCTTAATTTACCACCATTCAAAAAAATCTTCATGAATGCTAACTTTAGCATCATTTTCGGCTAACGGTCAGCTAGCGAGCATATTCTCAGTGCTTACAAAGCCTCTGGCAGTATTCAGTCTTTCAGCcatttcagtctgaatactgaaATGGCTGCCAGATTATTGGTTTATAAGTTGTGGAGGCTCCTTGATTATTTTCACTTAAGATACTCCTACAcccacaagcagcagaaactATTAAGACtgtggacatttttatttttacaactggTGCAATCGTCAAATGGGctgaattttaaactttttattttcaatgagtcaataaaaaaacaagctaatcgTGTTAAAAATAGCATGAAGCCTTAACTCGTAACTCTGCTAAAAACAATAATGGATAAGTGGCTTAAAACGGGatcactcaaaagaaaaactgaagataccggtaaaaagaaaaagaagccacGACTTGCGTGATCGGAGGAAGCCGAGTCTGAGTAAGGGCTGCTCACAACGATTCAATTCTTTTGAACGTCAATTTCAAGTTAGGTGGTCCGTGAGTATTTGTTAAATGGGTTAAGTTGGAGAAACACTGCTCTAACACTTTACCATGTGCTTCATTAAGCCCCATAAAATAACTAGCGCAACTCAACCACAGTATTGTCAGTGAAATGTGATTTACTGGAGCAAATAATTCTCCTAATTAAACCAACTTTAGTGGAACAGTTGGGTTTCTGGCAGGCTCTGCCTGTAGTGGgtgtttggttaaaaaaaagccCATATCGGTTGATTAAATCAGTTGTTTTCTCTGTTGAGAGTCTAATTCTGCTGCATCactcatgataaaaaaaagcttgtaCAGAAGTGATATTAGCTCTAAGAATTCAAGATAATTTCTTTATTGCATATTTACACGAGACAGAAGAAGCAGTCGGGACACAACtagattttccatttttatcaaGTAAGATTTTTAACTAACaatacttttcttttgctgaagTATTTGAAAAGAAGTGAGAGAAACAGGCTGAAAGAGAcagatttatattttctttcagaCTGTACAACAGTGGACGGCACCATCTGACATTTCTAACGACAAAGTAATAGCAGGCGGTTATGAAATCTGATCCGGCAATTTGATTCTCTGCTGCCTCTTTGTCTTGCTACACACATTTCTGTCCTATTTATGAAAACTATGAAGAATTGCATAGAATTAAATTTTGCCTTCCCAGGGAAGTAATCATGCCACACTGCAGCTTCAAGGTACCTTTCAGGCAGATGGTAAAACAGTTTGTGGCACACTTTGTTATTTATCCCAACCTCTTACTTATTGCATCTTCAGATCTACAGCTTCATCTGCTGCTTGTCTCATGCCTGTGATTCATTGATTCAGAACACAGCAGGCTGGGGAGAGAACATGTCCTTCTAGCCCctggaaatatgttttaccTGCTGTTAGTTTAATAGGATGTTGGGACTTTACTGTGAAGCCTGATAAGCATGGAAAGTTCAATGCTGGATCAAGGGAAAGCAACAAACAAGCTATAAGAGAACACAATCCCATTGGCTAAAACAAGCACACTTTAACTTCTGAAATTTTCCTAATTACCaaccaataaaaaacagaattcgTTGTAATGTTTACACTAAGACTGTTCAATGAAACCCTCTTGTATCAGCTTTCCAAGCAAATGTTGTAGCTTAGTTCAAAGTTCTTCTCATTGTTAAATGGGTTATGTGGTGCTCAGCCTGAAAAGGATTAGAAATGACTTTGTAACCTTTTCCAGACAGGTACATGTTAGaagctgtgtttccactgatgatatgaaaataaatttgctcaatggaaacacggcaattttgaaaaaaacacgTTTTTCGATAAAATGTTTGGTGTTAGAGGGAGGgctttttttattagctgtCTTGAAATCGgtctattttgtaaaattgcaatggaaacacttttattcacatcacacaagtcacatgatcaaacaAGATGTTACTACAGTCGCAAACTACAAAGAAgaaaacgacaggaagtagttggaagaTGATGACGTggtcatgttttttaatgacttattgcgtgaacaaacttgTTCACCTGTGATTTTCATTGCGTTTCTTAATGGAAAACaccgcaattgtgaaattgtttatttttttcaaaattagagcaatattgacaaagttttgagcACATTTGAAATGGAAAGACAGCTACAACCTTGTTTCTCATTAGATCTCGAATTTCTTAAGGCGGGGCATGATGATTGTAGACTACCACAAGCTGACAGAGAAATTCCACTTAAGTCATTTCATTATGTGATGCATACGGCAGTAATCCACATTAGGTGTGGCTAGAGAAATTGAAAGGTCTAATTGGTTGACATAGGTCGTCACCAACTTTAAGTTTCTGCCTCGTCTTTCCTAAGATACGTAGCTCTccatttgcaagaaaaaagtgCAAAGTTACAATCCAAGAATAGATGAATTGCCTAATCCGAACACAGGAAGCTAACCTGTCGGTGATCCTGGCCTCACTTCCTCTACCATTGAACATGTTTGCCTAATGCCTGCAGGTCAGTTTGGCAAGACTAAGATAAAGGGAAAGTATCTGACCGACAGAGACAAAACCTAAAGCTACATAACAGCACTAGGACAATGCGGCGCTTTAAAGGTTTTGCTCTGTAGGTTGTTTAATCCTGTCCTCCCTCGTTGCGTCTCAGATTCATTGCGTGACCTTTTGAGGTTGCCTCATTAAAGCCTCCCCGTGTCTCTGTGTCTGCATGTGTCCCCAGCAGAGTGAGACGGAGCTTTGGTTTCTCCAGAGAGTTACATCCGCAGTGACAAGATGACTCTGGCAGGTAAATGCAGTCGCAGCAGAAACTCATTTCACCTCACTGCTCCCTCACACGCTCGTCCTGCCTATCGGAGATACGCCGGTCAGCGGCAGTGACTAATCGCTGTCGCTGCAACGCAGGACCGCGTCATCACTTCTTTAAATGCTTGTACATGATCCAGTTTAAGTAAACCGGTCtttgtgtgtatctgtgtcCTCAGCCTATAAAGAGAAGGTCAAAGAGCTCCCCCTGGTGTCTCTGTTCTGCTCCTGCCTGAACCCACAGACTGCAGAGAACTCCCCTTACAAAGCAGAAGGTACAAACCATTTATTCTATGGTAATCTTAAAAAAGTATGCGCTGTAAATCTAGTAAAAATGTACTTCTTACTTAGCGCTACGATGATCATATCTTGTTAGAAGTGTCACTATTTGATTAATTATTCCAACACAATGTCATCAAACGGCAAAAGATGCGGTGGACCTGGGCTGGTGTGTCATGAAAGACGTGGAGGTGATCGAGCTGAACAAGCGGACATCGGGCCAGGCCTTTGAGGTCATCCTCAAGCCGCCGTCCTTTGATGGCCTGCCAGAACTCAACACCTCCATGCCGCAGCGCCGCGACCCCTCCCTGGAAGAAATTCAAAAGAAGCTGGAGGCTGCCGAAGAGAGACGAAAGGTGAGGGCCAGAAAGGAAATGGCGTCATGGCCGCCTCTAACCGATCTGGGCCAGCACTCCTTAGGGTTTGAGGTGTGGGCTATGACCAGTTCATGTCTAACCTGCAGGCAGCAGAGTGTAGTTTTCCAC is drawn from Xiphophorus hellerii strain 12219 chromosome 15, Xiphophorus_hellerii-4.1, whole genome shotgun sequence and contains these coding sequences:
- the stmn4 gene encoding stathmin-4, which encodes MTLAAYKEKVKELPLVSLFCSCLNPQTAENSPYKAEDAVDLGWCVMKDVEVIELNKRTSGQAFEVILKPPSFDGLPELNTSMPQRRDPSLEEIQKKLEAAEERRKCQEAELLKHLAEKREHEREVIQKAFEENNNFIKNAKEKLEQKMEANKENREALLAAMLERLQEKDKHAEEVRKNKEMKEEACR